In Fragaria vesca subsp. vesca linkage group LG1, FraVesHawaii_1.0, whole genome shotgun sequence, the sequence GAAGACCACCCGTATATTGTTTTCCTTACTTATCATATATGTTAACAAAGAACACCCATATATTGTGAACATCATTGATGTTTTTGTCCTGTATGTCCAATCCTGCAGCTTTGCTTGTTGAAAATGGGAAGTTCCTTCTTTCTGCAAAGAGAACTCGACGAACCACTTGTACAGAATATGTTATTTCCATGGATGCTGACAACATTTCAAGATCAAGCAACACTTACATTGGAAAGCTAAGGTGAGAACATGAATTTGGTAGTTTTGTTTTTTTGTTTTTCTCTCTCTATATATACTTGTAAAAAAAAGTACATTAAAAAATTTTGGTGAATGAATTAGTTGAACCTTTGTGCAAACAAAATTTCCTATTACACCATAAATACCTTCCCTCTCCATTGAGATCACCTATCCTTTTGTTACGTATTGAGTAGATTGAACATAAAACACAAATATATGTCTTCTATGCTGAAGTAGGTATAGCTATGGCACTAACAAGGACAGTTGATCTATTTACGTTTATGTATTGTTTTACTGGGAGCTATAATAATTTTGTATGGGGAAGCTTTAGAAATTTTGATTCAAGTAAATCTTTTTGTTTCATGTCCCAGATCAAACTTTCTTGGCACAAAATTCATTGTATATGATACACAGCCTGCATGCACTTCTGAGCATATTACGCCCCCCGGAAGGACGAGCCGTAGGTTTACTTCCAAAAAGGTCTCCCCAAAAGTCCCAACCGGCAGCTACAACATTGCCCAAATAACATATGAGCTAAATGTGTTGGGTACTCGTGGCCCGCGAAGGATGCATTGCATGATGCATTCTATCCCAGTCTCGTCTCTTGATGTGGGAGGTAGTGTCCCCGGCCAACCGGAACTCCTTCCCCGCTGCCTAGAAGATTCATTCCGAAGCATCTCTTTCTCTAAGTCTCTTGACCACTCAGTTGAGTTCAGTAGTGCACGGTTTTCTGAAATTGGTGGGCCTCAGGATGAAGGGGAGGATAGCAAGTCAAGACCATTAGTTCTGAAAAACAAGCCCCCACGATGGCACGAACAATTACAGTGTTGGTGCCTAAACTTCCGAGGCCGGGTAACTGTTGCTTCAGTTAAGAATTTTCAGTTGATTGCTGCCATTCAGCCTGCCCCAAGTGTTGGTACACCTACTCCATCTCAGCCAGCTCCACCTGATCTGGATAAGATAATATTGCAGTTTGGCAAAGTCGGTAAAGATATGTTCACCATGGATTATCGTTATCCTTTATCTGCATTTCAGGCCTTTGCAATCTGCCTGAGCAGCTTTGACACCAAATTGGCTTGTGAATAGAGAAAAGAATAAGGGATAGGTGCAGACTAATGACTATGATTCTGTTCACGTTATCTTTTACCTGTTATTTGTTGTACCTTGTCTTTCAAGTTTTCTTAGGATAGGAAATTGTTTGTTCTGTTGTAAAAACTCAATTGCTGCCTGGGTAACCGAGGGGTATAACATGGTTCTGATACCAAATCTAGAGTTGTTACCCATGACCTTCTGTCAATCTATTCATTTAATGTCCATCTGCATTTGTATGTTCATTCCTCTACATTTAGTTATGCTTTCATTTTCACAACCCAATTCTCCTGTTAATGAATGGTAGTGACCATTTGATGCTGGTGCCTGGTGGATGTCACTCTCATGTTGTTGACCTTGGTGGTAGTGGTGATGGGAAAAGTGGGTCATGCACTTCTTCATTGCTTGATTGAAATCTTGTGATGCCAGTTTCCTTTTGAATTTTTCAATCAAGTCAATTTTGGACAGCTCCGCATGGTTTGCCATATAATCTGGCTGACTTCTCTTCTCTGTGGAAGGCCATCAATTTTTTTTTTTTTTTTTTTCTTTCTTTCTGGAGAGGCTGAACATTCTCATTGAAAAATAGAATTTCATTCAACTAGCGATTGAGATTGATAAAGGTGGTATCCTAGAGAAATTTAGGAGAAAAATTGCAAACCGAATTGCCACTTTGAATGCTGCCAATTCCACAGAGGTAGCTGTTGACAGAGGAAGATGTAGAATCCATGTTGAATCACCATTTAGCAGGGCTATTAGGCAATCTCCTATAACATCTTGCAGTACCATATTTGTAAAGCTCCATCCGCATTGCACTTGGCATAGGTCTCTTCCAAAGAAGACCCTTTATGCACAACTTGAACTGAAGGAATTGTTGATGCATGGACCGACATTTTTCAAACCAGCTAGCGTTGCTATCGATATATCTGCTGGCAGTCCCGGCTATTACTCCATTATGCTGATTAGAACACATAAACTTATCAAACTTGTGGAAGAGAAAGCCTGGCAGTGCACTCCAGCATCTGTTCTTTAAAGCCAAAACCGAGTGAATGGAACATAAAGCTGCAAAGAAGGTGACCCCAATAATTCCTGAGCTATTGGAAATCTGCTAACACGTCCTATCGATTCTGTTGGACAATCACATAAAAGGCAAGAAGTGTCCTCCTCATACCCCCGAGTTAACAGTCTCACACTGGTTGGCAAAATATTTTGACAAGCCCTCCAAATACTTATAGCCACTTCTATCGGGTACTTTAGCCTTCCAATTGTGTTCAAAAGTGGTTTAAAATCATCATCTAGTGCTGGAGTTTGAACTTGATCAAGAGAAATATCTCTTGCTACATAGTATGCACTTTGTGCGGGGAAGTCCCTTCTTATGAGGTTGCCAAGCTAGCTTGTCTGCTGGTAATCTCAGAGCTCAAAGGGAGAGCTTTAATTAAGCTATTCTCTTGAGGGGTAAAGAACTGAAACAAGACATGATCATTCCAAGTAGCAGTCTCCACATTTTTAAGCTCGGATATATACCTTAGACCTTGGTTGAGCTCTTGAAATCACTGTGAGAGGCAGTTGATCTTTATTGTTGTCGTAAGTGTGCCAGCGCCATAGGGTGCAAGTTGTTGATGATGCGCGCTTGAGGTATTGACTTCTGATCAAACGAACGGTTGACAGGAGGAGAACTGACTCTGCGCCTAAAACTATTTTAGGACTTCGATGATATCTTTTGCACTATGATATCGATACTTAATTACGTCAGGTAATTGAGCAGAGATTCAATTGTGGAACTCTGTTGTGCCAAGGCAGGTTTTCCACAGAGGCTTAGGGTGATGTTTGCTCCGGATAAGAATGATACTTGTCAGAAAATGTGTATGTATTCGCCCCAAAACCCTCTATTTATAGGGACTAGAGGTCCATTTAGCAGGGTCCAAATGCCATTTTTGGAGGTATAAATAGAAGTTAAAAAAAACATATATTAAACAAACAGAAAAGAATTTAGCAAATCACATATACATCCTTTAAAAAGATTTGAAATACAAATAAATCCACTTGTGTGGTTGTTAAACAAATAAGGACAGTTTTAAATAATTAAGGACAATCTTTTCTCTGCATGTCATGTGTCATAGTTTAATTTACCAAATTAACCCTACACTAATTAAATATGTTTTTAAAAGAGAAAAGTCTCTCATTTTGAGATATTTCAGTAAATGGAATACAGTAGCAGGTTTTAATTAACTTAGTGTAGTAGCAGTTAATTCCAGTAAAAGTAGTACCAAGGGTTAACATTCCTTCCAGCAGAAGTAGTAGCAGGGGATTAACATCCTAGTAGTAGCACAAATATAGTAGCATGTTTTAATTAACTTAGTGTAGTAGCAGTTAATTTCAGTAGAAGTAGTAACAGAGGTTAACATTCCTTCCAGTAGAAGTAGTAGTAGGGGATTAACATCGTAGTCCTAACATCCTAGTCCTAGTAGCAGCACAAGTATGCTTATGCAATCCTCTAGTTCTGCTACTACTTGAAGACTAGACAATGAAGGTTAACTCTGCTACTGTCTTATCCTCCACTTTTGCTACTGCATTATCCTCCACTTCTGCTACTGCATTCTCCTGCTCCGGACTGAAAGGCTCTGCTACTGCTCCCGACCCAAAGGCTCTGCTACTGTCTATTATTGAAAGGCTCTGCTACTGTCGCCGATTATTAGGAAGCTGCTATTGTTACTGTCGATGCTACTGCTTACTAAAATGTACTGCTACTGTTGATTGAGATCCAAATCTAGTGTAGTAGCAGCTTCAATAACTGCAATAACAGGTTTTCAATGGCTCAGCTAATGTAGTAGCATGTTTTACTGGAAAGTTAGATGCTACTACACTTTCAATAAATACAATAGCAGGGTTTTAATGGTTCAGATAATGTAGCAGCAGCTTCAATAAATGCAGTACCAGGTTTTCAATGACTCAGTAAATTAGTATCAGCTATTTTCAGAACGTGCAATAGTAGAGAGTTTTAATAATTCAGCTAGTGTAGTAGCAGGTTAACATGTTACTGCCGACTGCTATTATTCATGTTGCTGCTACTACTTGTCTTATTGCAATTGTCGGCTGATACTACTCATCCCACTTCTACTGTCGACTGTGCTACTGCACTTGTTACTCTCATACTCTCATACCTGTCTAATATATATATATATATATATATGCTACTGCCACTCTTTTCTTTATATCATTGCTACTGCCCATTGTAGCTAAGATCTGTACGTATATTACTGTTGAATCTTGAGCACAACTAATGCTATTAACCTATTACTCTTAAGCTCCCATTATCAACCTTACGAAGCACAATTTCCTCATGAATCTCACATATCACTCCATTAATTTCCTCTCTTTCTCATCCAACACAAATCCTAATTTTCACTATAACTCTCCACAACCTTCACTTCCTCCAAGTAAGTTTGAATTTCCTAAACTTGAGATGACACAACACGTACATTGTGAACCCTATATTGATTAGACTTGGCACAATAGCAATAGCCAGCAACTACAAACAGTGGCAAAATGATAATTGAATACAAGCTAATCCATCTAGCAAAACCCCCCAACAAATCCATAGTCATGAAACAACAATATCTAGATAAATAGGAACCCAATTGAACCCAAATAAGCCCTTGATTAATCTTCAAATTGAACAAATCAAGCATTACCACATAATGTATATATCAATTTCAGGAAGATCCTCCACAGCACATGAGGCCACCTCTCGGATCACCGGATTCACCGTCGTCTCCTTCAGTCGGAACCCAAGCTATGCAAGATCGCGACAAGATTTTGGTGAGTCATGGATCACGTGTGTCCTAGTCGCTGTCTATGGAGCCAAAGAGGATCAGGACTTCGTAGAGTGGATTGGAACCGGGAGGGAGAACAAAGCATGAATTTCAGGTTTTCAACATGAGAGAGAGAGAGGTCAGATGGAGGGTTTTGGGAGAGATGGATGGTAAAGAATGTAATTCTGTTTATAAACTAGACATTTTGGTCATTTCACGATGAAAATTGCAGTCAACATATTATATTATTGACTTTGGGTCTGGGCTTATGTCCTTATTTGTTTAAATCTGTTGAAAGATGGTTTCTGTTTATTGTCAACTGTTTAGGGTTAGTAGAATGTCATTTTCTAAATTAAAAAAAACTTTTTTTTTCTACTGTTATAATAATTAATTATTAATAAAAATAACACACCAACATAATTTAAAAAAAAACAAAATCTTTGGAATCAATTAAACGTCGGACGTTGGTAGAAGATATGTTAGAGCTTTAGAGGCTACTTAATTAGCTGACTTATACGTTGTAACTATGAGTCATCATATCACCACAAACACTCAAGTTGGTAAGAGGTTAGGCATGGAACATCAATACCTAAAAACTTAGTTTTATTATTTAATCTAGACAATCGAATATCAATCGTCGATCAAATAGAGTGTTACGTAACACTAAATTACTATGAAATCTTAGACGGTTCGCATATTAACTAATATTTTTAGTTACCTCCAACGTCTCAACAATCATTTGCTTTTACTAACAATCATCTAGTGGTGCAATGAAAATAAGTTGGTGAAAGTCAGGCAAGAAAGTTTGTAAGTGAGAAATATAATTAATAAGATGATATGAAGAAAACAGTATACACATGAATAGTGACATTCATGTTTTAATAATTGCTAGATAAGTTAAAGGTAGGTCCCATGTTTTAATAATTGCTAGATAAGCTAAAGGTAGGTCCCACAATATGTACATATGCACAAGAAACAGGGCTGGCCCTATGAGCTTAGAGGCTATAGACGAAATTTTTTTCGAGGCCCCTTAATACATGCTCAGATAGAACGCTTAAAAAAGTAACAATTGCAGAAGTAATGCTAATACAAAAAATTAATATTCGATAATGCCACTGTCATCTTCCTTAGAACTTGTTCTTGATCGATGAGGTAAGGTAGGCAGGGTCTCCACATAGATACCGATACTACTAATCCTATTCCTACCAACTTTGTCAATTGATAAAGTCCAATATGTGTCATCATTAAAATTGTACATAACTAATGATGACATATCAAACACCATAAGATCATGAGTTTTTGTCCAAAAACTAGAATATATTAATCTTTTGTATGGTATGGAGACCTGCATTTTAGTCCAAGACTCGCTCACTCCATATTTCCTCATGACCCAAAACTCATTGAATGCTACAGAAGATGATGATGAGCGTGGTCTTGATATTATACATAGCCAATCTCTGAATTTCCCTACTTCAATTGGATGAGTAGGAGTATTGGGCGGTAGTGCAAGTTCTCTAACCTTCTCCTCTGCTAAAGTGAAGGATATAATCACCAAGAGAAAAATTCACCAACGGTCCCTAAACTATTGTGCCAAGGCCAATATGATACCCGAACTCTGAAAAGTATCAATGTGATACCCAAACTCTGAAAAAAATTCACCAACAGTCCCTAAACTATTATGCCAAGGCCAACATGGTACCCGAACTTTGAAAAGTATCAATGTGATACCTGAAAAATGATTTTGACATCATTGAGATACCTCCGTTAAATTTTCGTAACAGAATCGTTTGTTTACTCACGTGTAGACACCAAAATGAAGTTGAATGACCCATTTAGCCTTATATAATTAATTCTCTTTTTTGTTTTCTTGTTCTTCGTGTTAGCCAAACCAATCTCTTCTCTATCTTCATACAAATTGAGTTTATCATCTCACCCACACAAAACAAATCCATATACATCCCAAAACAAGGAGCATATAAAACCCATAACCTTAGCATGATAAAACTAAACACAGCAAACTACTTGCAAATCGAAACTCAAGTCCCAACTGTTTCCACATGAACAAGTTAAAAGCCAAACCCTTTACCTTGAAATTGCATCTAACCGACTAACCCAGAACTTGAACCAACTCAAAACCCAGAACTGATATGAACTAAATCCTCCTCTCTTTTTTAAAAGCCAAAACCCCATATACTTAACTTCACTTCAAAACCCATACCCCCAAGCTTAAAAACAAGCCAATACCTTTAAACCAGATACCAATAAAGCTCCTAATTTTCCACACAGCAAAACCACAAAACCAGATTTATTTCTCTCACACCGCCGTGTTCTTGACCTCCGACGAATCAAGCTCGGTCTTGGAGCCGTCTGGTTACGCAGGGAGCGACTTCGTAGGCCAACTTTTCTTGTTCGTCAACGAGGACCTCGTCATCGGCTCCGTTGGCAGGTCATTTTAGCTGCTGGATTCTCCGGTTCTGACATTGTTGTCTGACGAAAAGCCCAGAAAAGGGAAGCGGTAAGGGAAGAGAATTTACGGATTCCAGTCCAAAATGGGCACGCCGTCGTTGAATTCCTACCCAGTTACTAGGTTTGAGACGAGCTCATCGGCGGGGAGGGAGTAACCTGTTTGGTTTGGGTTTGTTTTGGATCATTTTGTTTTCTTTTCGATTCAAATTAAATAGAACCTGTTTTGGATGCGATTGAGACTCATGAGAGGGATATCCGGATATGCATCAGAAATGGAAGTGGCTAAATGTCTGTTCTGCCTTTTGTTTTAGGACCCATGTATTTGACACGTCAGCAATCAAACGGTTCTGTTACGAAAATTTGACATAGGTATTTAGGTGAAGTCAAAATTATTGTTTGGGTATCACATTGATACTTTTCAGAGTTTGGGTATCACATTGATACTTTTCAGAGTTCGGGTATCATATTGGCCTTGGCACAATAGTTTAGGGACCGTTGGTGAATTTTTCTCAATCACCAATGATCCATCTGCAATCTTCATTGCCAACCAATGAACAGCACCATTCACCAGGATCCCATGATTATGTGCAAATATTTAGGGAAATAAGCAGTCAATCTGTCGCCAAGAACCAATCTGCAATGTATAGACACTAAACATAACTCCATCATCATAATGCTGCCCATTAATCACCTTGTATTCATTGATCGAGTGATCAAATCCAAATCCATGTAAGTACCGACCAAATCCAAATCCAAGCCTCCATTTTGGTGGCTCTGGTATTGTCTTTGATTCCTTGGTTAGAGGGTCGATCAAATTGACGCTGAAGTCGCCAGACCATAAATGTGACAGGAACAATCCATGGCAGGAATATAGGGCAAAGGGAAACCAATCTATACCATTTGGAAGATGATTGTAAACAAAGTCGAGCTCAGAGGGTGTTGCTACTAGACCATCAACACCAGCATTAGGATTCTCATTGAGAAACTGGTCAAGATCCAATGAGTACATCCCTTGGCTTGGTTCCGAGTCCATTAAAGTAAAGAGGAGGGGCCGTCTTCTAAACAAGACATCCATATTCTCAATGGTGGCTTTGGAATAGTTTGCGACGAAATCAAGATCGGAGATTAGGGACTGCCAGGACTTGGATACAAGCTTGAACCGGCACAAGGACTTCACTGGTAACCTTGAAAGAATCGCATCTATTATCTCGGGTGGAAGGTCGACATTTTGTCCACCGTCTTCTGTCTTCTGTTTTTCAGAACCAACTTCCATCTTCTTTTGATTCGAGATAGAATGCTTAAGAATAACTATATATATAAGCCGTGTGTAACATTTCAATACATATCAAACTAACCAAGTAAGAAAAGGATTCCTAGCTCTATTAAAAAAGAAAAGGATTCCTAGCTATTTCTGGTGTCTGGAAATACTAGTGGCATCAGGAATTAGGAACACATTTCTCAGTAATACTCTGTGAATCTCAGTGCTTGGTAATTCACCTTTCTATAACTTCGACGTTTTGCCACTCCACAAAAGCTTTTGGTATACTTTTGTTTGCAGAACTGGTTGGAGCATTTAGCTAGCTATTGTTCCAGTTTGTCTATGCAATGTATGCATGAAGCTTCTTGTCTTCGTGTTTGATAAAAGTACAATTGAATGTATCTACAGTCACTAAATGGGAAAGGCTGGGGAATTGGTACTGCATGTTACAGCCCCAAGCTGCTAGCAAACTGGTATACTTCTCTTACTAATTTCCCATGTATCTTATTATCTACTTTTTTTGTTGCCTTCTCTCATTTGAAAATGAAAATAAAGTTCATCATAATGATTAGTCCTATGTGCAGATCACCATTAGTTCATATTATATAAAGGGCTGTAAGGATAGAGTAGAATTCAGAGGTACACAAAACACAATTTCATATATCACATCAACTGGCAAAATCTAATACAATAAATGAAATTACAAACGATTCATGGGTATATTACCAGTCATCATCACCCGAAAGATCAAATTCAAGATCATTGTCAGGGTCAAGAGGACAATCTCTCATATGACCTACCTTTCTACAAAGATTACAAAAATTGGGTATTTTAGCTCCACTGGGGAGGACTATAAATCCATCTTCATTTGGGCAGTCGAAAGTGCCATGATCAGTATTCTTACCACATATCTGGCAATAACGAAGGTTCTTTAAGACATCTTCAGTTGCATTGGGGCAATCGGAAGTGTTATGATCAGTTTTCGGATACCGCTGACTGAGTCTCTGATGGGTGGGGCAATCGAAAAAGCCATGATCAGTCTTCTGGCATGACCAGCAAGGAAAAACCCTCTTCTTTTGGTCGGTTTCAGTCGGCAAGTCTGCAACAGCGGCCTCTGGTTTTTCTAGCATGACTAAAGTAGTAGAATAGTCACCAGCAACCTGTTGGTGTTCTCGGTTTAGTCCTCGACAAGTCTGCAGCAGGTTGTACCTCTTTGATATCTAGGATCATTTGTGTGTCCTCTCGGTCTTCCTCTTCTGAGAGTTTTGAGATTCCAGTTTTAACAGTAGACTATAAGTAGCATGTGATCGAGAATCCTAATCCGAATAGAACTAGGAATTTAATCACAATCCGAATAGAACCAGGAATTTCATCCTAAAAAAGCAAGCTGTAATCCAAGATTGATAATTGGTGATGTCAGTGATAAGGCATGTACATTTAGCATGCTGTGTTTAACTGCTACAAGATCACTGAATTGGTATATGGGTAAAATTTCTCATTTGGTGAACTCAGGTTAATAATGCAAGGTGCTGGGTTATGATATAAAGGGCTGTTAAATTGATAAGAGTAGAATTCATGGTGTACATAAAACACAATTTCATATATCACATCAAACTGGCGTCTAATACAAGAAATGAAATTACAAACGATTCATGGGTGCTGGCTACATAACAGCTTCGACAATCCTCTGATGGGCGAGCCATATTATTATTTATTACCACTCATCATCACCTGGAGGATCATAGTCAAACGTCATGGTCAGGGTCAAGGGCAATCTTGACCCACATGACCTACATAACGTTTATGTGCCACTTAATATGAAGTTATGAACAATAGTGATCACGCACATTTCTTTCTCAGTTCAGCCAACACAAGAAAGATTGGGGCAAGCAGCAATGAAAAGCTTTGATCTGTAACATCACCAAAATGGTGCAAGCTAAGATAACAATCGCAGAAGTAATGTGTAGAGGATGTATTTGTAAACTGAAATTTGGTTGGTAACTAATATGTAGTTTGCTATTGATTTTTTATATTTTTTTTGTTGTAAATTTATGGAACCAAAAAAATTCTTTTAACTTTGTACGTTAGTTGGAACAAATCGAAAAAACTTAGGTGGTGTTTGCTAACGTTTTCATGCTTGTATTTTCATTTTTGAAAATGAAAACGAGATGAAAATGTGTTCGGTGAGATATTTCTGAAAACGTTGAAAATGAGAAATGAAAATATTTTCAACTTTTACAAAGAAAAACTGAAAACATAAATTTGACGTTTTCACTTTTTCATTTCCTTAGTTTACAAAATATGAAAAATAATTTTCACAATAAATTACCGAATATATTTCCAAAATATAAAATACAATCTCATTTTCTCATTTTTATTTTTTAAAATCATTTTTAAAAATGTTACCAGACAGGCCCTTAATTTCCCCTTTTTTTTCAATAAATAGCTGATGCAATTGCCTTTATTAATGAAACCGTCGAATACAAGAGGGAACATAAAGCCTAAACACCTGATTACAAAAACCTGAAATAATATTGAAAATCTCTACAGCGTGCCTGTAGTCTAACAAGCACCAACTAGCGAATTCGAAGAGCACTGCTCTAATGGCGACTCTATTTGTTTTGTCCCAGCGGTGAGCCGGTGACATAATGGAAAGATATGTAGACATATACCACAATTACATATCATAATGTCTAATAATTCAGTTTTCCTACTATATTGCCGCTAGAAAATATTTCCGACGACACTCAGTTACATCTTGTCACTAAGAGGTTACAACCATTTAACTAAGCAAAATATGTGCCGCTTACCTAGATTTGATAAGACACAGAATGTGCATAAACCGGCATTAGCTTATTTTCTCATTAACTAGCTTAATATTTTTGAATAATAAACTTGTCCGAGTTGTTCTGCATCTCTGATAACAACCCAACAATACGTTCCATCCACATCCCTTTGGTATAACATGCATGATACTGAAATACCAACTATGATATATGGGTTTTAGAGTGAGACAACATGCATGAGTATTCTGCAAAAAACTATATATGTAAATGGAAATTATTGGTGTAGAATTACACCATTCATGCGTCAATCATAATCTTTCACCAACAAAACATTGAAACTTGTGGAAATTATTGTAGAATTACTCCATTCATGCATCAATCATAATCTTTCACCAACAAAACATTGAAACTTGAGCAAACGTATCTATGATTTTGCTCTATATATATAGAACGTGATAATACGAACATGCATGTACCAATGAAAATGGCAGCCATGGATGGAAATTCGGGATTCGACCGAATGAAGGAAGTGAAAGAATTCGACGAGTCAAAGATTGGAGTAAGGGGCCTTTCCGACTCTGGCATCACTTCTATTCCTCGCTTCTTCATACACCCGCTTGACTCTCTTCCTTGTAATAACTTGAACTCTAGCACCAACACTACCTCCATCCCCTTACTCGACTTGGCCAACCTCAACTCCCCCACCCACCGTCCCAAAATTATCCGGCAAATCAAAGACGCCGCGTCGACGTGGGGATTCTTCCAAGTCATCAACCACGGCATACCACTAGCAATCCTTGATGAGACGATCCGAAGCATCACAGCCTTCCATGAACAACCGCACGAGATCAAAGCCAAACACTACAGACGCCAAGAGCACCATGGAGTCATGTACACTAGCAACAATGACTTGTACCGGAGTAAGGCTGCCTGTTGGCATGACTCGCTTCAGGTACAACACCGTGCTGGCTGGTACCGGAAAGACTCGAGGGGCTTATGCTCCTTCCCCCTTTTTCAGTTTTCTAACAAAACTTACACATAAATTATCGTTAAGTGCTTGTTAAGTACTTAATATGTATAGCTCTGAGATTCAAGACACAACTTTATAATCTTCAATTTTTTATACTGAAATAGGTTTTAGTAATTTGATTGAACGAATAAAAGTACTGATTTTGATTGATCTAATCTAAATGAATCAGCATATTAGTGGTACAAACTAGCTTATACTCGCGCATAAATTTTTTTTCTCACTAATTTCATTAGTTTTAGTAGTGATTCCAGCTTGAAAAANNNNNNNNNNNNNNNNNNNNNNNNNNNNNNNNNNNNNNNNNNNNNNNNNNNNNNNNNNNNNNNNNNNNNNNNNNNNNNNNNNNNNNNNNNNNNNNNNNNNCCTGATTAGATGACTCATTATTGGTAAATTAGGTGTATATGGCACCAGAGGAGTTAAAGGTGGAGGAGGACATCCCAGATATATGTCGTAAGGAGATTATTGCATGGGATTTTCATGCATCCAAAGTAGCCGAGGCGTTATTTGAGCTGTTGGCCGAGGGGCTTGGTTTGGAAGCTGGGAAGTTCAAGGAGTTGGGTTTTATGAAAGCTAGGTTATTCTTGGGGCACTGCTATCCCTACTGTCCGCAACCCGATCTGACCGTGGGGATCAAATCTCATACTGATGCAGGTTTGACGGTGTTGCTGCAGAACCAGGTCGGAGGGTTGCAAGTGAAGCATGGGAGTGAGTGGGTGGATGTCAAGCCATTGCCTGGGGCATTGACTGTTAATATTGGCGACTTCATACAGGTTTGATCCATTGGAAGTACTAATTAACTGCCCGGTGAAAGCTCTTCTTGTAGCTTATAGATAGGTTGTAACTTACCTTTTCTGCATGCTCAGATCATATCGAATGGGGAGTATCAAAGCGTAGAGCATCGAGTATTGGCAAACTCATCAAAGGAACCAAGAATCTCAGTCTTGAGTTTTAATAACGTGGGGGGTTGGAAAGAGTCGGATGAATTTGGGCCATTTCCAGAATTACTATCTGCAGAGAAACCAGCCCTTTATCGAGGATTCACCGTGCCAGAGTTCCATCAGAGCTTTTACAGCAAAGGGTTAGATGGCAAAAACATAGTAGAAAGAGTTACACTACATTAGCTGGTAGTGCCGGCTGGCCATACCAGAAATAAAGTACCCTATCGAAGTACATGTGCGATAATATATAGTCAATACATATGATCGATATGCGTGCTAAATTATTGCATGATA encodes:
- the LOC101294973 gene encoding tubby-like F-box protein 8-like, with the protein product MSFRSIVRDVRDGIGSLSRRGFEVRLMGHHRGKSHGSLNDLHDQPLVVQNSRWASLPPELLYDVIRRLEESESTWPSRKHVVACASVCRSWRIMCKEIVRSPEICGKLTFPVSLKQPGPRDNLVQCFIKRDKSNLTYHLYLCLSPALLVENGKFLLSAKRTRRTTCTEYVISMDADNISRSSNTYIGKLRSNFLGTKFIVYDTQPACTSEHITPPGRTSRRFTSKKVSPKVPTGSYNIAQITYELNVLGTRGPRRMHCMMHSIPVSSLDVGGSVPGQPELLPRCLEDSFRSISFSKSLDHSVEFSSARFSEIGGPQDEGEDSKSRPLVLKNKPPRWHEQLQCWCLNFRGRVTVASVKNFQLIAAIQPAPSVGTPTPSQPAPPDLDKIILQFGKVGKDMFTMDYRYPLSAFQAFAICLSSFDTKLACE
- the LOC101303272 gene encoding F-box/kelch-repeat protein At3g06240-like, whose protein sequence is MEVGSEKQKTEDGGQNVDLPPEIIDAILSRLPVKSLCRFKLVSKSWQSLISDLDFVANYSKATIENMDVLFRRRPLLFTLMDSEPSQGMYSLDLDQFLNENPNAGVDGLVATPSELDFVYNHLPNGIDWFPFALYSCHGLFLSHLWSGDFSVNLIDPLTKESKTIPEPPKWRLGFGFGRYLHGFGFDHSINEYKVINGQHYDDGVMFSVYTLQIGSWRQIDCLFP
- the LOC101295847 gene encoding 1-aminocyclopropane-1-carboxylate oxidase homolog 6-like, with protein sequence MKMAAMDGNSGFDRMKEVKEFDESKIGVRGLSDSGITSIPRFFIHPLDSLPCNNLNSSTNTTSIPLLDLANLNSPTHRPKIIRQIKDAASTWGFFQVINHGIPLAILDETIRSITAFHEQPHEIKAKHYRRQEHHGVMYTSNNDLYRSKAACWHDSLQVYMAPEELKVEEDIPDICRKEIIAWDFHASKVAEALFELLAEGLGLEAGKFKELGFMKARLFLGHCYPYCPQPDLTVGIKSHTDAGLTVLLQNQVGGLQVKHGSEWVDVKPLPGALTVNIGDFIQIISNGEYQSVEHRVLANSSKEPRISVLSFNNVGGWKESDEFGPFPELLSAEKPALYRGFTVPEFHQSFYSKGLDGKNIVERVTLH